The Vanessa tameamea isolate UH-Manoa-2023 chromosome 31, ilVanTame1 primary haplotype, whole genome shotgun sequence genome includes the window GACAAAACAATGGCGAACTCACGTGCACTTTTGCACTAAAAGGCAtaagttgaaaataaaactcataGATTCCCGGTAAGTAAGCAATTGTCACTTACGACCTTTCACGAGGACGTAGCGTTTGCTTGATATCGTTCAATATAACATCGGTAATACGCATTTAAGCAGTATTGTTCTGTGTGACATTGTTTCAAGGTCGTCTTGTAAGGTCAAGGTTAGGTCAAGGGTAAAGTTTGATCACGTGATTaagtctataaaataattttgtacatatatgtCGCTACTGTTATAAAAAGGgcatttttataattggatAACGTATTGTaccgttttgtttttaaaataatcatggaAATTCTTTGGCCTGGACTGCGATCTATTGTTTCGTCCAATTGAATCGATCGGTTCCACTCATTCgatctctctctttctctctcccTTACGAGCATATCTTGCATCTCGTAACGGTCTTTCGAAAAGTGACCTTTTAAAATCACGGTCATTGGCTAAAGAAGTGTCATGAAGTTTTGAAAATGGTACGTTTCTTGTTTTCGAATGCATGTGATTATtgggtatttaaatttatgtaataaatttgaaatttgaataaattactaatgtcgccattaaaatatatatatatatatgttgtatattggtttattaaaagttattttatgttaacgtCATAGACGCGTCATTAATCGGTAtaggaaaatgtttttttttatataaaactagtctAAATTCTGTTCTTGCAAAGCTGTTAAGGTGTGCTGGTTAtaataaacagatttttttcttaatagcttttttttttttaattcccctGTTAAGGTGGCATAGGTTAAGGAATAAAAGTTCTGGGACAGTTGGAACGATATCCTTtcgtatagtctattccaaccgcAAGAGGATAAatgccaaataaataacatttgacagcgaattgacgTGACATTATCAATTTAAGTACAAATTATTATACCCAGTATAAGGTTTTTGgtgttaaatatgtatttgctCGATGGTGGGGCTGTATACAAGCCAGTTTAGTAAGGGTTTAGTTGGGGTAGTAACTACcatatcacatattctactgccaaacagcaatacttagcgtcgtaatgttctggtttgaagtgtgagtgagccagtgtaattactggTGCAAGGGACAACATCAAAGCTCCCAAGGTTTCCCAATataacgaatggttaatatttcttagagcgctgGTGTGTTTGGGGGGTGGATTCGTCGGTCCACCTggctttattgtaaataaaaaaacgtgcTGAGAAATTCTATAGGaagtcacttcgtatctcactcatgaaatatttaaataaaaggtggTTTAATTTGATGCGTTTATTctcaaataatgtaattatcatAGTATAACAATACTTACTGATATTAACATCGTGTTTATCTCACAGAACACAGCAGATAGAATGATTTTTCAGTAATTTATATACACACAGACGGGTAGTACGgctacacaaagccctaccaatcaaaattaacatttaaagatTACAggaaatagattttttacttaaatatattagaatatattcataattcatgATTGGAAACCCCTTATATGTTTACAAGTAAATAGCCTTAGATAACGAACCATCCGGCACGCAAAGGaccatattttgatttagttgtAATGCCAAGTTGTTCAAGAAACATTTCCCGTTATACAGTGATAGCAGAATATTGTCTACGAGGCGTTATTCAAAAGTGATCTTAAAAAACAAGTTACGAAACGAAAGGTTCGAAGCCGCGCGTGTGTTACGTAACACGTAACTTAACAGAGATAGGTTTTTAATTCAATCTTTACAATCTTCGTCGTCATCACAGCGCGTCGTCTCTTTACCGTTTTTCTTGTATTTAGTAACTTTGGGGGATTTTGTtgatcctaaaaaaaaaaaaatatttgataacaaatctaaaatatttgatagtttaatttaaaaaaaaaataataataataattacttggtggtaaggctttttgcaagtccgtctgggtaggtaccaccccctcatcagatattctaccgccaaacaacagtactcagtatcgttgtgttccggtttgaagggtgagtgagccagcttaacaacatgcacaagggacataacatcttggttcccaaggttggtggcgcattggctatgcaaggaattgttaatatttcttacagcgtcattgtctatgggcagtcgTGACaacgtaccatcaggtggcccatatgctcgtccgccaacatatgccataaaataaaaaaaaaagaaacttcgACTTGGAATGTTATGGAATCATTGGTCGTGATTTTAATGTATAGTCTTTATTATAGATTCGTGAAATGCTGATGTTTTTAGTGAAATTAAACTAGTTAAGtggaattttaatgtaaataaataaagttatactaATCAAGAACTGTGTATAGCAGAGCTGTATATACTCCGTTCATGtcagcttgatctttttgacagacgggctagtgatgggaaacagaaaatataacagtcgacggaacgatggaatgcgtaattcaaattagaagtcaatttttttttaacttatttttctaaattgagTTATaccagccaaagagaccccaaccaaaaggacccccgttcgtaacaatgatctttaataaggatttttgtaatcgatatttgtagcagttaccgCCTGttgtccgaccgatgtaacattgtacaagggtatattattttcagtgtttctatttaaattttactttgaagcaataatatataatagaaaaagtcttcaaattttcggataacgctcgaatctttaggaacttttgtgttatatgtattttttttaaacatttttacaatttttaaaatcattaaattaagaaaataatatgttcgtcattgcaaagttatgtcgatcggaaaaaattacatctgtcaaaaagatcggGCTATCTCGTACAGAGTATAGCAGATCACAttgaatatgtaatattgttttttttttttttgcttcaataaagcttttacaaaaataatttcggAGTTTGAATTGAGAAACTTGAGACTAGAGAGCGTACGTAATAAAAactcattgataaataaggcatattattcaatacaagattatattaaagataagaaTGCATGGACTTATTATTGATTTCTAAgcaggatataaaaaaaaattacccctTTACTGGCATACTCTGTAATCAAAATGGTGGATAATGGtcttgccggctcttctcggtggaatctacattccgaaccggtgatagctcgcaatttaattcaatactttaacatgacgattcaaacgtgctttcatgagccttcttgaataaagaatatgttgatatgatttgattatatcatcatcattacatagtataaaacaaagtcgcttaccgctgtctgtccctgtgtatgcttagatctttaaaattacacaacggagtTTGAGGCGGTTttctttaatagatagatcgattcaagaggaaggtttatatgcatGCACAGTATAGTAGCCGTATGAGCCGAGGTGAGagcggagatggcccagtggttagaaggcgtgcatcttaaccgatgatttcgggttcaaacccaggcaggcaccactgaattttcatgtgtttcgtttctgtttataattcatctcgttctcagCGGTgaacacatcgtgaggaaacctgcatgtgtctaatttcaacgaaattctgcctcatgtgtattccaccaacccgcatcggaacagcgtggtggaatatgctcaaaacattctcctcaaagggacaggtggccttagcccagcagcgggaattttacaggctgtGAAACACtgaaacactttttttataaaaaaaaaaataccatcgaAAGTGGAGACTTTGACGCAGGGTGGTCGGAAAATGCGCGCCTGCTTCAACAAGCTGGTCGTGTTACTTATGTCCAAATGCCAATTGTTGAACAAATCTCGAATACCATGTTTTAAGTTACCGAACGTGTGTTTTCTCTCTgcaaattaagaaatattgctgtttggtcgATTATTTACGCTTAAATGTTAGGTATTTTTGTCAAACTTGTTAGAAAGCGATTGTCAATAGTTTCTCATCTTTGATTGAGTGTTGCGGTTGaacgatgagtgagccagtatagcttcagacacaagggacataacatcttattgcCCACGTAATCTTTCGCTAAAGCGATAGTTATTTTTGTTGTGGTctatttgaagagtgagtgagccaatataatGACAGCCAACAAGGACAGGAATTCGTAAGGATGGTGTATTGTCAATGTAtgaaatggtttatatttcttaggtAGTCCAAAATTCGGTAATTATTTACTATCAGCAAcactaaaaacaaataaatataagagcTACGTCGTGGGACATGCTGTTGGAAAGTTGTTTCgcaatatgttatgtattaagtaacagacacaatgaaataaattatgataatattaaatatatatatattgaaaatcatGTGTGGTTTAAAACTGTTACAATAGTGGATTTGCTTTTTGGTAATAATAGTTTTAGATTACAACGAAATCTTCTTTTATTATGTCACAGAGTAATATTGCTAAGAGTAACAGAAAAAGGCGCGAAATTTACCATAGAGTATATAGTATCAACCAtagacaatttatattttaacaaaaactaaacaaaaactaagcttaaataattcgaaataaaatcgtatacaaaggaaagagacagagagataGAGGGAGAGGGGGAAACATCTCCTGGAGGGGGCGTAACGGTTTTTCCTTAAGTGACTATGtatgccagttcactctactgtaagccgcgttaaaGAACTTCCTTCcaaaaaacgattattttaatttcttaccttttataataacatttaatagaatatttagaGGAACGACGTCCCATTGAAACAGTCTCAGTTGTAAATTACTGATTTGGtataatatcgaatatatatCGTCTCGGCTGTACGTCGACGTGTTCACGTTCAATAGTTGAATAAATCTAGAAAATGACATTCcatgataaatttaaacagtGAAGAAAGAACAAAACTATAATGGCAATCTTATTGGTGTAAACGACGCGACTGTTTGCATGTTTATACATCAATAATAATGAAGGTGGCAACACTTTTCTATACTATTCGCTTGtgttgcttcactttaatgttCCAAGCATCAGCCTTTTTTTATATGAGAATGATAATAAAAGATTCTGGTTTTGCTCTGTGCAGTCGAGGATCTTGAGATCGTGGGGGCTTGGGAGCAGCTTTTTTGTACAAACCatgaaaattatcaaaaatagtcATCATGTATATAGCTATAGCCAAGTTTTCATCTCATTCCATTTATCATTaaggaaatatgttttttttatgatataggttgacGGACGACCATATGGGccacaatggcgctgtaagaaaatattaacataacgattccttacaacgccaatgcgccacaaaccttgggaactaagatatgatgtcccttgtgcctgtagttacactggctcattcacccttcaaattgaaagaaagaatatctgatgagtgggtggtacctacccagacgggcttgcacaaagccctaccacaaagaatatataaacttaactagttgtcgcccgcggctttccTAGAATTtaaggggttggttgtcagctATTCGGTATACGACGCCTATATCTTTCCtcgaagttcaagcttgcttcacgCCAAATGCAATAACAGATAGACAAACACACAGACGAGAACCTCGCATTTTAACAttgatgtacatacatacaaatacgtatgtccttttaaaataataaaaaaagatttggcAACTTTTAATTTCAGTGCAAGTTggttaagtattattattaaaaaaatattttgtaccttATTACAACTGGATCTTTTGAAAAAAGCCTTTTTGGATTACTGATATTAACCCTCAAACCAGTCAGTATAGGAGTGATCATATCCTGACAGTGTATCCATTCAATCCTGTCTTGCAACAtttcgatattataaatgcgtctGTAGAAAATCTCCAAGGGTTTTTTTAAACGGACCCGTTTTTCTTTACGAAGATGTGTCATTGATCTGTTCGACTTCAGCCTCAGTGCGTTACCTGTGCCAGTTGGTTTTTTCGCGGTATTTTTGTACGTGTCATCTTTGACAGGTGACGTTTTACTTTTAACCGGTCgcaatttaaatttgtcattGAGTTTTTTCGGATCGAAATCCATGACTGGTGTGATCGGCAACGTTCTATCGCTTTGGATATATTCATAATCTTCGAGTATGGTGCCTTTGACGTTGTCAGGATACAAATCTTTTGATCTTTTATTAAGAATCTCTTCGTTTATTTTCTGTCTCAAGATGTTTATTCTCTCTTTCGGTTTCaatgttgttgttgttattttaaagctggtttcttgtattaatagaactagaagatttaaatatttatttcgtattttattttaatctgtgtacttaaatatatgtcatataAGAGTTATATTGTTGAAAGGTCACGCTTGTATGCGCAAGTGATTTATTGACGTCTCCAGAGGAGACGAAGAGTGTAcggctggttttttagtggatattGCGGTGCGCTTTGCACTGTTGAGTACCACATATACTTCGTGTAGAGGTAATGCAATTCCAGCGATACTTTCTATAAAACGTCTGTTTGATATGACTGAATGAAAAATTGTCATGGCGGACTAAGATGGATATATGATCTAGTTCTTGAGatacatattttagtaaatctTAGAGAATCCGATCTAATCTGTAATGTCTGAAATCTCTTTACTAGCACAAGTTTTTCGTTTAAATCGGGCAAATTGAAGTATTCATCCTATAAAGATTCCTCAAAAATAACGATCGCACCCTCTagaccagtagttcccaaacttatttttctcgtggaccactttcaaaattttattggttTCGGTGGACCCCCTGCTGCTACATTTCTACCACGTTCTTAAagtcgccaaaaaataaaaattgtgtcgcCACTGAGTTCTGTCCCTATATTccgataggtaaaataaaaacgaaaaatggtacattttataacactttatttattaaaagaatagaattacaagaaaaaaataataaggtaatataggttcaggtcataattttaattaatgggaaggatgtatttgatggagtgtcagcaaacgatcaatgtttgggtttatttttgtgagcaatAACCGCAAATCGCTCtgtgatgtttaatttgctCCTTGTTTTTGTTAAGAGGTTTGTAACGGCACTCGACTAGGTATGACGAgggaaaagctattaaaaatttccttgcgatttcccacagtccaggatatttttcgggtatttctgcttgcagccaaaatgtttggtagccttttctaaatttcaccttcagctCCTCATTGATGCTTAGCTCGAGCAGCTCCTCTTGTAATACAACATTGGCCACTTCCGTCAGCATATCTTCAAACCTGGTTTTGAAGTCATCATGCAGGGCACTAAAATGTTAACTGTAGGTATGGATATCCTAATCAATACATTCTACCTGCGACAAGTTTGGAAATTGAGAGAATTCGCGCCGACTAATgttttgcttcataaatttcaatttcccaagaaaagccgaaattatccccttatttttattaaattcaggctGTCATCTTGCAACTGCaagttaatatcattaatttttttaagcaaatctgtcaaatacgcaatgtctgctttgaatttgatcaagttttcttttaaatctgggTCTCTACTTTCTAGGAACTCTAATACGGAATCGAAAACAGTAAAACTCGTTAAGCATGCACCTTTCGACAACCAGCGTACTTCAGTATGTAAGAGCAGTCGTTGGAAGTCTTCATCATTTTCGTCGCACAATTGAGCAAATAAACGCGTATTCAATGCATTGCTTCTGTTTTTGGTGacagcttttattacaaaatgaagagATTGGTTCAACCTGTCACTTAAATGTTTTGCCACAAGATGTTGTCGGTGGATTACGCAATGAATAGCTGTAAGCAATTCTTCGTGAATTTCTTCCCCCTTTATAAATCGGAcatatgccaataataatgcttCACTACCCGGTAACGTTGACTCGTCcagttgtataaaaaaatgagttttttgcAGATGATTGCACAAAAAACTTTCGATATCAGAGCTCATTTCATCAATGCGTGTTTGTACAGTATTGTTACTAATGGAATTCTTTTTAGTACGTCAAATGAAGATTTgtgcaaaacattttttaaaacctcttcaacagcgggtaaaattaattgttctccGATAGTGTGCGGTTTTCCAGATTTTGCTAGCCATCATCGTTACTTTGAGATGTTGAAGCGAACATACTGTGCATGGTGGgtctcttttcatatttttccttcaatgtttgaaaatattttaaatctttacctattttattaGTATGACACCTTTTTAGATGATCTTCGAGCTTTGATGGTTTCATAGAGTCATTGCTCAAAACTTTGTTGCATAATAGGCATATGGGCAATTGTTTGTCTGCCTCTGATGGAACAAaaccatatttcaaataatcgacactatattgtcgacattttttcttttctgtAGCCATGTTTCGTGTCAGTTAGAGAGGTAGTGCTTTACTcgtgaaaaaacaattgaatataacgagctgtgtttgtcttcaaatcaaaagaggacaattaaaatatctgtaagttACTGAGTTACCTATATATACAAGCAGTTGTGATCAACCGAgtacacgtaaacaaaatacttaagtactataacaaaaaaaaggtaggtacttacttttctccggcactagcaaacactgatataaattttctcacacctttttttcgaaattccggaaacaaataaagagtttgcctttggcatcaagtatttatagtggtgatcaagttcatgtctgaacaagcattaagcactGTCGGgtggatagcgctttgcaagtctttacacgaattttatgattatttgcgTGATATatttgcgtattcgatattacgaattgtacgtaatatcgaatacgcaagtttggacaagtaacagtcgcttgccttattaaaatattatttgcttagttaggtacttaaaacagtGTAgataggcccttataaaaactaagcttacatttttgctctttactatcaaaagcagataaattttcgtggacccctattaacatcttatggacccccattttttattcatgcctacgtagacccccagc containing:
- the LOC135194509 gene encoding uncharacterized protein LOC135194509, with protein sequence MWYSTVQSAPQYPLKNQPYTLRLLWRLLLIQETSFKITTTTLKPKERINILRQKINEEILNKRSKDLYPDNVKGTILEDYEYIQSDRTLPITPVMDFDPKKLNDKFKLRPVKSKTSPVKDDTYKNTAKKPTGTGNALRLKSNRSMTHLRKEKRVRLKKPLEIFYRRIYNIEMLQDRIEWIHCQDMITPILTGLRVNISNPKRLFSKDPVVIRFIQLLNVNTSTYSRDDIYSILYQISNLQLRLFQWDVVPLNILLNVIIKERKHTFGNLKHGIRDLFNNWHLDISNTTSLLKQARIFRPPCVKVSTFDGSTKSPKVTKYKKNGKETTRCDDDEDCKD